The DNA region AGGAGGGCAGTGTTGAACGGCGGCTTGAGTTCAGCCGCCGTGATGGGGCGGGCGGTCGGCCATCAGCCGTCGCTCGTCCGCCGTCAACGCCCGGTCAGTCACCACTGGCCGGGCGTTCGTCGTCAGCGGACCCAGTGCGCCGACCAGGGCCCGCCAGGCCGCCGCGTACTGGGCCGCTCCGAGCCCGGTACGCAGGTCCGGCGGCACCTCGTACGGCCACCGTCCCGCGCCCCGCGCAGCGAGGACCTGAGGACGGACCGCCGGCACCCCGCCGAGGTCATCGAGCAACCGGGCGATCTGCGGCACCCCCGGCTCAGCCAGCTCTCGGATCGGCGGCCCCAGCAGCGCGTACGCCAGCGCCGCGTGCCAGCGCGGTAGCTCGGTGCTCACCAGGAGATGCCGATCAGGAGAGGACTGTGCCGGATCCGACCGTGGCCCGCTCTCCGGGGTCGGCCAGCGTCACCGCGCCGGTGACCACCACGGCGTCCTCGAAGACCCAGTCACCCCGCACCGTCAGGCTGGTGGCCTGCTTGAGCGAGGGTGCCCCTGCCGGGAAACGCTCAGCGAACTTGCCGATCGTCTTGTAGTACTTGCTGTCCAGGTCCACCAAGGGGGCCGGGTCGGCGACCCTGCTGAGCAGGCCGTCGGCACCCACCTCGTACACGTCCGACTGCAGCAGCAGCAGATCGTTGGTGGTCTTGACCGGCAGGAACCGCTCCCGCCCGACACCGATCGCGGTCGCACCCTCGAAGACCTCGATCGCCGCACCCATCGCCGACTCGATCTGGATCACCGGGGTCGAGGACGAGTCGGCCGGATCGACGGTCTTGGCGTTCTTGATCAGCGGCAGCCCGAGGACGCCGTTGCGCTCGGCGAGCGTCTTGGCGAGCAGCTCCAGGTCGAACCACAGGTTGTTGGTGTGGAAGTACGGGTGCCGGAACTCGTCGGTGAAGTAGTGCATCTCCTCCGCCGACGTCTGCGCGGTGTCACGCAGGATGAGTTGTTGGTCGGCCTTGCGGATCGCCAGGTGCCCACCCTTGCGGTCGGCAGCGGTGCGCCGGCAGATCTCGGCCGCGTACGGTGCTCCGCTGGCCGCGAACCACCCGGCGATCCGTGCGTTCGGCGCGGCGCCGAGGTTGTCGGAGTTCGAGACCGAGGCATAGCGATAGCCGGCCGCGACCAGCCGCTCCAGCACCCCGGAGGCGAGCAGCGCGGTGTAGAGATCGCCGTGGCCAGGTGGGCACCACTCCAACGTCGGGTCGGCCGGCCACTCGACCGGGGTCAGGTCGTCGGCCCGCAGCTTCGGCTCGGAGTTCTGCAGGAAGTCCAGCCCGAGACCGTCGACCTCGAGATCGGGATAGCGGCTTAGGGCCGCCAGCGTGTCGTCCTGGGTCCGGAAGCTGTTCATGAAGATCAGCGGGAGCTTCGCGCCGTACGTCTGACGCGCGCTCACCACCTGCTCGACGATGATGTCGAGGAAGGACTTGCCGCCGCGAACCGGCAGCAGCGACTTCGCCTTGTCCATGCCCATCGAGGTGCCCAACCCGCCGTTGAGCTTGATGATGACCGTCTTGGCCAGGGCAGCTGCGGCATCCTCATCGCTGATCGCCACCGAGTCGAGCAGATCCGGATCGGTCAGCGGCTCGATCGAGTCCTCGGCGATGACGCCGGTGACGCCCTGCTCCAGCTGCCGGTAGTAGTGGCTGAACACGTCGATGGCCTGTGAGGCCACCCCGGCAGCGATCATCTTCTGTTGCGCGAGCGCGAGCCCTTGGTCACTCATGGGCTCGATCCTAGGGAACTCCTGGGGAACGCTGTGGCCCCGGCTCACTTGGACTTCGGCTTGGGCGCCAGCGAGTTCATGAACTCCAGTGTGGCCTGCCGGATCTGATCCTGTGCTTCCTGCCGGGAGATCGTGGGAGCACCGTCGCCGGACTGCTGGCCGTAGTCGCCGAAGTAGGCGTGATAGCCACCCTCGATGACGACATAGCGAGTCGCCTCGGGCAGATTCGGCTTCCCCTCGGCGATATCACCGGGGCTGACCAGTCCATCCGCCGAACCGGAGATCGACGTGGTGATCAGGTCGTTGCGGACCAGTTCGTTGCCGGGCGCGGACGCATAGAGCAGCAACCCGATCACCGGATTGCTGTCGGCAAAGGCGGCGGCAACCGCGCCACCCGAGTCGTGGCCGCCCATCGCCCAATAGCGAATCTCGGAGTGGTTGTCGATCACCGTCTTCGCCGTCCCGTCATTGGGCAGCGCCACGCCGTAGGCCGGCTTCACGATCGCGACCAGATAGCCGGCCTCGGCGATCGGACGGAGGACGTTCGCGTACGCCCGTGGATCCACCCGCGGAGCGGGCACGAAGATCAGGCCGGCCTGCGGCTGAACGGTCTGCCCCTTGGCGTTCTTGGTGACCTTCTTCATCTCGTACCAGGCCAGGCGATCCGACACCTGGACGCCGTCTCCGGAGCGCATCGCAGCGATCGCGACCGGCGTGGCCGCGGCCGGACGCGCCCACGCCATGCCGACTGTAGCGATCACACAGATGACCAGTGCCGGCACACCGAGCGCGATCCTGACCCGGGCCCGTCGGCGCAGCTGCTCGGAGGTACGCCGGCGTGGCACGTCGGAGTCGTCGTCGACGTAGGCGTCGTAGCGGGCTCCGACGGTGAGCGAGCCGAACGCCCAGAAGAGCGCGATGATCCCGGTGAAACCGAGCACGATGCAGGTCGCCAGCATCGCCGGCTGACCGTTGAGCAGCACCGACCAGCGGCTCCAGAGCAGCCAGACACTGACGCCGACCATCGCGATGCCGACCGGCAGCCAGCACAGCGAGAGTGCGATCCGACTGGTGGTTCCCGGCAGTGACACCTGAGCAGTGTAGGTGCCGGGCAGAACCAAACTCGGATTCGGTTGGCTTGCCAGGCAACTCCGTGACAGATCCGCGGCTCAATCAAGAAGACGCGGCGTTTCGGGGCCCCAGCGGCCCTTGACCCCCATCTTTGTCATCGCTTCACCGATTGTCCGCAATGCCGGTCACCGGATCCACATCCAGTATGCAGAGATCGCCGCCGGGATCAGCCCGAGCAGAAACGCGGGATGCCAGGGTTTGCGCCGGTTGAAGAGGAGGACGCCCACGGCGGCGGCAAGGCCCAAGATCAGTCCCATCGCCCAGAGACCGATCGCGTCACCCATGCTGGTCTGCGCGCGATGCGGCGCGTACGCCGCCAGCGCCACGGTCGGTGCTCCGAACACGACACACATGATCGAGGAGATGACCACCCGCTGGACGAGGTCGAGGCTCTTCTCCTCCGCTTCGGCGCTCCGATTCATCTCCACGCCGCTAGGGTGCCAGCCCTCGGGCAACGGCCCCATCAGGCCCGAAGCGTGGACACCTGCGCCCGCCATACTGCATCGCGGGGGGTTGGGCGACGCGATTGCGGAACTGGTAGATGCCATGCACGGATTGCACATCCGCCACTCGATTGTGGAGTGCGGCCGAGCTCGCGCATCCAGTGGCGACTTCTGGATGCTTGGCGGGCCCCGTGGTCGGGGCGGTGCGTCTTGCGCCCCCAGCAGTCGCGCCCCCAGCAGGATTCGAACCTGCGACACAGGGTTTAGGAAACCCTTGCTCTATCCCCTGAGCTATGGGGGCCGGCCCGACCAGCCCACCAGGTACGAGGGACCTGAGCGCCGTCGGGACGGGCCAAGGTTACCGGTCTTTCGGTGCCGCGCTCGACAGCCTGACGGCCGGCGTCAGCGGCCGAGCATCTTGTTCATCTCGACGATCTCCGCCTGCTGACTGACCACGATTGTCTCCGCCAGCCTCTTGACGTCGGGATCCTGCCCGACACCCAGCACGTTGTTCGCCATGTCGATGGCGCCCTGGTGGTGCTCGACCATGCCCTCCAGGTACAGCTTCTGCCCGGTCGGCCCGTCGGCCTTCTGCAACTCCGCCAGCTGCTTCTTCGACAGCATCCCGTCCATGTGACCGGCATGGTCCATCGAGCCCATGTGCGAGTCGTCAATACCCCAGTCGGCCAGCCAGCCCTTCATCTGATCGATCTCGGGCTGTTGTGCGGCCTTGATCTGCTCGGCCAGCTTGCGTACGTCGGCGTCGACTCCCGACTTGGCCAGCAGCAGATCGCTCATCTCCACCGCCTGCTCGTGGTGCGGGATCATCATCACCACGAACATGATGTCCGCAGGGTTCTTGGCGACCGAACCAGGGTTGCTCGCACCGGCACTCGGAACACCGGAGCTCGGCGCTGCGGGTCCTCCGCCACCGTCCCCCGTGTTGCCCGACTGGCCGCCGCTGCAGGCAGCCAATGCCAGCACCAGGGTCACACCACTGACAACGGCCACCAGGGCCCGCCGGAACTTCTTGTTCATGCCGTCACGGTAGCAGTGAGGACACCCATACCCGGCAGGGGTATAGGTCCCGAACGGCAGGGCCTACCGACCCGGGAGAACGACGATCAGCTGTCGCCGTGCTGCGCCTGGAGCTCGGCGACCTTCTTGTGCACCTCGACCATGTCCAGACCCTTGACGGCGTCGATGACCTGCTTGAGAGCCGGTCCGGGCAGCGCGCCGGCCTGGTTGAAGACCAACACACCCTCGCGGAAGGCCATCAGCGTCGGAATGCCCTCGATACCGAGCTGCCCGGACAGGGCCTGGTTGGCGTCGGTGTCCAGCTTGGCGAAGGTGATGTCGCCGTACTCCTCGGAGGTCTTCTCATAGATCGGGGCGAACCGCTTGCACGGACCACACCAGTCGGCCCAGAAGTCGACCAGCACGATGTCGTTCCCGCTGATCGTCTTCTCGAAGCTGTCGGCGTTGATGTCGATGGTGGCCATGGCTCTCGATTGCTCCTCGGAATGGTAAGTCAGCTCCCGGGATCACCGGGCACGACTGGACCAACGCCGCACAGCAGTCGGACTATTCCCTACTTGATCGCGACCAGCCGGCGCATCGGGATGGTGACGTCCACCGACCCCTTGCGCTCCACTTTGTCCTCCAGCAGCTCGATCGCTGCCTCCACCCGCGACCAGCGGGTCTGCGGCAGATAGAGCGCCGACATCACCAGCTCGGCATCGGCCCGCGAGGTGACGGTGAAGTGGTATCGCTCTCGCTGATCCTCCACCCGGCGCATCCCGTACGCGTGCAGGGTCCTCTTGAATCCGGCCAGTTCCACCGGACCGGGAAACTGTGGCTTGGTACGCAGCCTCGTGCTGACTCGCGCCAGCAGCCGTAGATCTCGCGGTGACACCGGACGCGCCGCCGGTGCGATCGCCGCCAGCACCCCGCCCGGCCGCAGCACCCGGGTGATCTCGCCCATCAAAGCATCCAACGGAGTGATCACCACCAGCCCGATCGAGCTGGTGATCGCGTCGACCGACCCGTCCCGGAACGGCAGCCGCAAAGCATCGCCGCGCACCCACGGCCCGGGACCGCGTTCGACCGCCAGCTGCAGCTCGGCGTCTG from Microlunatus phosphovorus NM-1 includes:
- the trxA gene encoding thioredoxin encodes the protein MTYHSEEQSRAMATIDINADSFEKTISGNDIVLVDFWADWCGPCKRFAPIYEKTSEEYGDITFAKLDTDANQALSGQLGIEGIPTLMAFREGVLVFNQAGALPGPALKQVIDAVKGLDMVEVHKKVAELQAQHGDS
- a CDS encoding UTP--glucose-1-phosphate uridylyltransferase, whose amino-acid sequence is MSDQGLALAQQKMIAAGVASQAIDVFSHYYRQLEQGVTGVIAEDSIEPLTDPDLLDSVAISDEDAAAALAKTVIIKLNGGLGTSMGMDKAKSLLPVRGGKSFLDIIVEQVVSARQTYGAKLPLIFMNSFRTQDDTLAALSRYPDLEVDGLGLDFLQNSEPKLRADDLTPVEWPADPTLEWCPPGHGDLYTALLASGVLERLVAAGYRYASVSNSDNLGAAPNARIAGWFAASGAPYAAEICRRTAADRKGGHLAIRKADQQLILRDTAQTSAEEMHYFTDEFRHPYFHTNNLWFDLELLAKTLAERNGVLGLPLIKNAKTVDPADSSSTPVIQIESAMGAAIEVFEGATAIGVGRERFLPVKTTNDLLLLQSDVYEVGADGLLSRVADPAPLVDLDSKYYKTIGKFAERFPAGAPSLKQATSLTVRGDWVFEDAVVVTGAVTLADPGERATVGSGTVLS
- a CDS encoding class I SAM-dependent methyltransferase yields the protein MSDDEVSWRQYLADFHRDRPGVVEAVLSRAIDEDHTPYRWLARAVGGHARTVLDLACGSGPMSRELASDGRTVIGLDISDAELQLAVERGPGPWVRGDALRLPFRDGSVDAITSSIGLVVITPLDALMGEITRVLRPGGVLAAIAPAARPVSPRDLRLLARVSTRLRTKPQFPGPVELAGFKRTLHAYGMRRVEDQRERYHFTVTSRADAELVMSALYLPQTRWSRVEAAIELLEDKVERKGSVDVTIPMRRLVAIK
- a CDS encoding DUF305 domain-containing protein; translation: MNKKFRRALVAVVSGVTLVLALAACSGGQSGNTGDGGGGPAAPSSGVPSAGASNPGSVAKNPADIMFVVMMIPHHEQAVEMSDLLLAKSGVDADVRKLAEQIKAAQQPEIDQMKGWLADWGIDDSHMGSMDHAGHMDGMLSKKQLAELQKADGPTGQKLYLEGMVEHHQGAIDMANNVLGVGQDPDVKRLAETIVVSQQAEIVEMNKMLGR
- a CDS encoding alpha/beta hydrolase, with protein sequence MSLPGTTSRIALSLCWLPVGIAMVGVSVWLLWSRWSVLLNGQPAMLATCIVLGFTGIIALFWAFGSLTVGARYDAYVDDDSDVPRRRTSEQLRRRARVRIALGVPALVICVIATVGMAWARPAAATPVAIAAMRSGDGVQVSDRLAWYEMKKVTKNAKGQTVQPQAGLIFVPAPRVDPRAYANVLRPIAEAGYLVAIVKPAYGVALPNDGTAKTVIDNHSEIRYWAMGGHDSGGAVAAAFADSNPVIGLLLYASAPGNELVRNDLITTSISGSADGLVSPGDIAEGKPNLPEATRYVVIEGGYHAYFGDYGQQSGDGAPTISRQEAQDQIRQATLEFMNSLAPKPKSK